Part of the Ziziphus jujuba cultivar Dongzao chromosome 8, ASM3175591v1 genome is shown below.
aaacagTTACTAAAGACTCAGAATAAAGAGAGCATAAAGAGCAGCAACAGATAACCACATAGAAATGCAATTAACAAACAAAATACAGGGTAAAGCCTCTGTACTTTCACAAAATCTATTTAACAATTGTACGATCTTTTCACCTGTAAAGATCACAAGCCCATCAATAGATACCCTTGCCAGATCTGGGAGGGTCTTGTTAAGGTACCTAGGAGACAAATATTCCAATGCATCTGAAACAATTACAAGAGAAAATGATTTTGGCCTGTATGGAAGTGGAAACTTGATGTCGGCAACAGGCACAATGCCTTTCTTCACAAGAGCTTTGCAGTTTCTATCAGCATCCTCTATGTCATATGGTTCCACACCCGAGGCTTCAGTTTCTTTCTCCTTTAGCAATTTAGAAACCACTGAACAAGTATCAGGGCCAACATGTAGAATTTTGTGCATGCTGTCACCATATGCTTTTGCTAGAATGGGAATTGCTCGTTGGACCTCCACCCTGCATAAAAATCACCTGGAAATAAAAGGAAGTTAAAATCCTCAAGAGAGGTGACACCATGGAAAGTTAAGCTCTTTTTCAGAAGGAACAATTTCAACTTAATCTACCATGAACTTTTATATAACTCTGCAATTGGGTTGACATTTCTACAATGTTCAAACAAGCGAGCAGCAAATATGCATTTTAAAGTTAGTTACTCAACAGTGAAGTACATTATGAATTGATTGATCATAGGCTACATTGTTCATGGAAAATATGGTTTAAGCATGGTCGAAGCCTTACTACACAGGAATAGCTAAAGGAAAGCTCTGGGGAAAAGAAATATCATCCGAGACTAAATCATCAAATACATAGTTATGCATCCATAATCACTCCATCTTTGatttcaaaatccaaaattcaTGAATAAATTCCAAGTAACACAAAATATGCAGCAACCAACATACGAATCACTGGCAATCTTCAGAcagattgaaaacaaaaatgttaaacaaacaagaaaaaagacccaaaaaaaaaaatatatttaccttCAACCTTGCCAACAGCCTCCCTAATGTTGACAAATCCACCTGTCATATTAAAGCTGAATTGCAGTCAAGCATAGcgagtaaaacaaaaatatcccGCAAAGTAGTTCTCAGCCAAAACGTGATTGATAAACAGTCTCCCTAATGTTGACAAATCCACCTGTCATATTAAAGCTGAATTGCAGTCAAGCATAGCGAGTATAACAAAAATATCCCGCAAAGTAGTTCTCAGCCAAAACGTGATTGATAAACAAATTGTAAGAATTCTATCACGTATAGTATAGCCAGTTACTAAGGCGACAAAAGGAAAATGATAAAACCCATTCTTTATTAAACCAACATGTATGTTATTTCTAAATTCTTACAGACAATAACAAATTGATCATAAATTTTGTGATATGATTACAGGGTTTAGATAATGAAAATTTGTGGTGGTCTATAACAAAAACTAGGAAATACACGATCAGACAATCATTCCCAGAGAAGTTCATATTCCTAAAGTGCGGAATTATAAGATGCCATTATCAAAATCAGCTCTTTATGTGTGTTTTGCTTACACGTACGTGTGATAAGTTAACATGGATAGTAACAAGGTAAAAACAACCATACTAAGCTACGAATCAGTATCTTAAGACAGTATATTTTATGACAGTTGTGCTGtcaaatatggcataaaaaagGCTCAGAATTTATGACATACCCATTAAATTGAACAAGCGGAATGGTGCCAACACGAATTTGATTTTTGGAAGTGCAATGAAAGCCCATGaaacagctcctacaaaaggctctgttggtatcaatctcAATTTGACCCAAAGtcccccatcaatgtcaaaatctcgaacaccaatcGGCATCACagttggtataatgccaaactttagtgacagcattaaaagcatacagGCACCTCCAGTATAACGGAGaccgatttgatacctggatgaaatcaaaggAAATATGTGCagttagttaaaatatttagcatacaagtttcaaagaaaataattaaatatctagagtatccataaagaaaaaaaaaaaaaacataaccctaATTTTGATTTCAACTTATCCCGAAATtaatccacaaaaaaaaaaaacccacaaatgttttaaaaaaaaaaaaccaaaaaccaatcaAATCGAAAAATCAAAGGAAAAATTTAACAAACAGAGCAGGCATTTTATCAGAGAGGCCAAGCAAAACAGCAAGCTTGGGCATTTGCTTCCGCCATGAAGCACCACCCTTGAGCTTCGTATACAAATCCATGTCCTCCTTCTTCACAATACCTTAATTTCGAATTCCAAaccatcaatttttttgtatGAAAATTTGACGACCAGGGAGATGAAACGAGGTTGTTTGGCAAAAGGgcaactaagtgaagaaagcttgatAAATGAGAGGAGATTAGCCAGCTTTGGCGGAAGGGTGATGGAGGAGAAGAGAAAAGTCgagtgaagaaaagaaagaaaaaacggaaaaaaaattaaaaaaataaaaatatttaatttggatataagggtataaaaaaaaatataccaaataaaagggtaaaaatCATTAAGCTCATTTCTACGAcgacattgggccaaattcccctaaaatcaaaataaatgaacTGTAGCTTCTTGAAGagaagctcttttttttttttttttttttttgggggggggggggaataaaccataaattataaaagaaacaaaataaaaaattatctcaaaCAAAACTTTAGACTGTTATTAAACTGATTTCAGATTGTTACATTTTGATTTTGGGTTTTTAGGTTctaattcttaatttttgtgtttgataaattttggaTTGTTAACAGTTTTGATTTAGGTTTCCTTATTGTGGAAATGCATTAATATAGGTCAATGTTTAAAGTTTCTGTAAGACCCTCAGAAGAAATGGAGTTTGGGAACACCATATAAACTGGTAGAGTAGACAAGAGAGATGGGAAACTATAATTTAGGTATtagaattaaaataatactaattgcaattttaatatttttttttattttaaaattgtgcaatttagATCCTCAGTTAAAATCCAACATATTAGACCTTCAATTTTAGATTCTTACACATTGGTTTGATTCATATAAATTTCCAAATCTAGCACTTACCAACCAAGTTCCACCAATatgcaaaaaatttaaaattgaagttttaatatgataaatttcaaatagaatATCTAAATTGCATAACCTTACAAATAAGGGGTGGTAAAGTGTAATtagcttaaaacaaaaaaataaaaaaataaaaaatataaataaaaaggagtTGGATGTACATagacatgtataaatatattcacTTTCAAGCATCAAATTTTATACACATTTACGGTTGGGCATATATCCCTTCTTTAATATGCCATCCACTAGTGTGGCCGGTGGCCCAATCCAGAGAAATCCTTTCTTCAATACTTCCACTTCGTCCCAACATCTTCAACCGACACTGTGCTACGCATCGTTATTATCTTGGGGAGGTACATATCTAAAACAATCCATAACCTATTTTTTTACTTGGGCATCACCGTCCACACAATGCAATCCAGTGTTTGACCTTTTGTGACTTTTTACTTGTATCATGAAAAGTGTGACAGTAATGGTCTGCGTGGGGAACAATTTTTACGCCATGGATACGCCACATTATCACAAATTAAACAACTTATGATTTTatttgaagtaaaaaaaaaaaataaagcatttacatacaaattaaacaatttttgattttatgcaaagtcaaaaataaagcatttacattttatataagttatataaaataattaaaatgtttaattatgaATGACTTGTCATGTTATATATCTAACgtgaattaaataatttataattttataacagatcaaaataaaatatttaaattctatataaatctcacaaaataattattggaTGTTGAATTATGAATCACTATATCATCTCATATAATAAATGCATCATAAGTTAATTTTCTATTGTGGGACCAATTGGCAAAACATTTCTTTGAACGATGGTTTAGAATCTTTTCTatttcaaaaagtcaaaaaaggaTCAAAGAAGGTCGACATTCCACATTTTcatcaatttgtttttattctctcctttttcttaattaatatttCGCTCTCTTTACTgatcaaaaaatattatatattttgttctcCTTAATACGTAACTTAACATGCCTcgagcttcttttcttttctaaacttaATTCGTATTTCCTTATCCAACTTGTGTTGGAAAAGCATTTTGTTCTCCCTTTCTAACATCAGACTTTTTCGTGAGCCActtgaatttttgatttttgcatATACCATGCATGTTCTGACGCTATAGATCTTCTCAACTTTCTCCTTCTTTTGAGGCAATTAATGCATCATAAAGCTTCTTCTTCCTACCAAGACAAAAAATATGCACGTAGATCAACCATTACAAGTTCCAAAGTCCTTATCACAAAACCGAATTTGTTTTCCTCCTTTTGGGGATAATCTCATTTTGCATTCATACGTATTAATTTCAGGCTAACTAAAGcattcatacatacatatatatatatatatatatatatatatatatatatatatatatctttagcaTATCCAATATCTATTGCTTTCAGTCCCTATAATTCTCGTGGGATTTGCATTGTAAAAGAGGTGaatgagaaaaattaaaaaggtgaAAAAGAAAGCATATATAAGTATGTACaactatatattttcattttgtatatgaatattataattatttcgaAAATACATAAGAATGCTTACTTGCCATCAGAACTTACAGTTTTTCTTTCGTATTTTAAAACTCAAGGAAAAATACTATTTAGCCTAAAGAGTAAAATTTATAGTCTATTTGctagatttattttattggctGACACAGCTCCTTACGGATGACCATGCAGGATCCTCCAAAGTCTATATATCTACTGGGACCGTGAATATTCGAAGTTCATTGCTCAATATTGATTCTGAAAACAAGATGGTATTAGCGCCCTAACTTGTTGAATTTTCAACCTAATCTTTCTAAAAATCAAGGATTACATTAACCTTCAGCATGAAGCGTTATGGTCTAGTGGAAAAATGTACATTCTCTAACTCAATGtgttcaaaacattttaaagaaCTTAACGACTtacattattatgattttgcaaATTGTACATTTCCATTCTgtattgtggaaaattatttttcagattttttaattaaactacCTTTAGTTAATTACTCAATATATTCACAAGAATATTATTGGAAGGATGGGCATTAATGGAGGAAAGTTAATTACACAGTTGGCCAATGaaaccaaaaatttataaatacattCTTTTTTGGcactaaaatttatatattgttatattcTTAAGTGCGGTATTGCATATGCTAAGAGTGGAGGGTCCAGGTTCATCAGAAATTATGGTTGTTTGAATcttaagacatatatatatatatatatatatatatcgtaatTAAAACTCGATTCTTTTTGCCCAAAAATTGATGGTTTATTGAACCAGATTGAGCAATAAAGCCTATTGGCATCATActcttctttttcacttttatagTGGAGGCAAAGATAATATTTTGTTGATGTCCAGAAAATAACAGATAAAAGCTTCGATTACGCTGAAAAGAATACTTATCATTTATagttatcatttttcttttttacccaGTTTTTTTAAAGGTTACTTAATCTATTGGTTTTtgacaaatttcaaaataagatatgttaatttattgtctttaaTGATgccctacttttttttttttcttcttcttttggtttTATGTTGTAGTTGAtacttcaaattaaaaaatcattaaatgtatatatagtgtaaatataattttaatttaaaaagaatatttaataccttttttctttcttttttttttctttttttgatgttATGAAGTATCGAAGTTTTTTCACTAGATTGTCCAGGGAATAGAGTGAATGCATTTTATTACCACAAATATATGATAATCTTGTAATATTGGAAAGAAATTTGGTTGAAGATGATTTGCATGAAAAACATGTTGTTCCCCTTTCGAAAGAATGCTGTTACTCCCTACAACTCAAGAAAAGCACTTATGCCCCGCGAATTTTCTCAATATACAtgtaatgtattttttaaaattttttttctacttgTTTCCTTATCACTTTCTTTTTGAGCCAATTGGCTTTGCATGATACTGACAGAAGGCCTAATTTATTTGACCAATCAATGTTGTATTAACCATATTCTACTCACTTTACATAATTAAAAAC
Proteins encoded:
- the LOC112491093 gene encoding probable pectin methylesterase CGR3; the protein is FLCRVEVQRAIPILAKAYGDSMHKILHVGPDTCSVVSKLLKEKETEASGVEPYDIEDADRNCKALVKKGIVPVADIKFPLPYRPKSFSLVIVSDALEYLSPRYLNKTLPDLARVSIDGLVIFTGSPGHRKAKVSESKYGRVAKMRSSSWWVKYFVQTSLEENEVTIKKFEHAATKMSYVSKCQIFYLMPFH
- the LOC112491097 gene encoding uncharacterized protein LOC112491097 isoform X3 — protein: MDLYTKLKGGASWRKQMPKLAVLLGLSDKMPALYQIGLRYTGGACMLLMLSLKFGIIPTVMPIGVRDFDIDGGLWVKLRLIPTEPFVGAVSWAFIALPKIKFVLAPFRLFNLMALI
- the LOC112491097 gene encoding uncharacterized protein LOC112491097 isoform X1 — protein: MDLYTKLKGGASWRKQMPKLAVLLGLSDKMPALYQIGLRYTGGACMLLMLSLKFGIIPTVMPIGVRDFDIDGGLWVKLRLIPTEPFVGAVSWAFIALPKIKFVLAPFRLFNLMGGFVNIRETVYQSRFG